AGCTGAACAACGTGGTTGACGACGACATTGCCGCCATCGTCTTCTGGCTGTATTTCGAAGAAACGCCCTACCGGCTGTTTTCCAGCATGCCCAATTTGCTGGAAAGCTATTCGCCCGATGACTGGGGGCGTATGATGGTCCGGGCTTTCGAACGGCGCCTCAACGCCTGCGGCTGCCCGCAGCCGGTGCGGCTCGACCGCGTATCGATTCACCCGGATAGCTCGCTGAGTGGCGGAACCCATTCTCCCGGCGACCTCGACACGTGGCCGTGCGACGGGAACTGGGGCATGGATATTGGCGGGTGGTACGAAGAGCGGGTGGAACGATATGCCAAATCCGTGGAGGGCGGCCTGATGCACGAATGGGGCCATCAGATCGGCATCGTCGATCTCTATCGGGATGATACGGTCAACAGCAAGTTCCTCATCACCACCGGCGGCGTGGCAGTTGCGGGAACGCCCGCCTGCCCTAACCTTTGGGGCGAAACCCTGTTCCATGGAAACATGGAGATCATGCACGACAGCGGCTCCGCGTATTATGTCGAGCCCGGGCGGGGCATGATGGCCAATCACAGCAAACGCTACTTCTGTTCCAGCACCGTGGCAGGCATGAGCCGCAACCTCGGTATGCGCCGCGGGTTCTATGGCGACTACATGGCCGCGATCCAGTCGAACATCACCTTGCGCGTGCGGCACCTCGACGGATCGCCGGTCCCCGGCGCGGCCGTCCGCGTATTCCAGCGAGGGTGGGACGAGATTGTGCCGGACAACCCGAAGTTCAGTGGCACCACCGACGCGTTCGGCGAGTGGGCTTTCCCGCACCAGACGCTGCCGGGCTGGGAGGGCGGCATGGCCGTGCATAATCCGTGGTCGTCGATGAACAACGGCTGGACATTCCAGGGGCCGGCACCCGTTGGGCAAAACCGCCTGCTGGTGGTCGAGCTGCAGTTTGACGGGCGGGTGGAGTATCACTTCGTCGAAGTGGATGCCGCCAACCTTGCGTTTGCCGCCGGTGAGACGGAGCACTGGACGATGGAGCTGACCACCTATGCCTCGCGCGAAGGCAACAACCTTCCAGCAATCGACTTCAACGGTGCACCGGACACGGTCGAGCTGGTGGAGGGTGAATTCTTCAGCGCCGTTATTTCGGCAACGGATGCGGATGGCGATCCGGTTGTCCTGTCGTGCACGCCGATGGAAAACACGACGTTTGATCCGGCCCGGGGCCTCTTTACCTTCCGTCCCGATGCGTTGCAGATTACGGAAGGGGGCGGCCACTACGAATCCATGTATGTGGACTTTGTGGCGGACGACGGTCTCTTCAAGTCCACGCGCCGAATGAATTTCCTGGTCGATGACGTGCCGGGCTGGGCAACGCTCGATGAATCGGACAACGATGGCGATGGCGCGGGTGATCTTGCCGATCCGGACGACGATAACGACGGGATGACGGACGAGTTCGAGACGCAATATGGTCTCGATCCGTTTGCGGACGATGCCGATGACCACGGCGATGGTGACGGGCAGACCAACTGGGAGGAATACATTGCCGGAACCGATCCAACCAACGGTGCCTCCTGCTTCTGCATCCTCTCGCTCAGCGAAGACGGAACCATCATCAGTTGGTCGAGCGTATCCGGTCGCCGCTACTCCGTGCAAACGACGACCAACCTGTTGTCGGCCGGTTATGCCGATGTGGCCGGAGGGATTGACCTTCCGGCAACGCCCGAAGAGAATGCGTTCACCAATGCGCCGCCGGCGAGCGATGAGCCGCTCTTTTACAGGGTTAAGGTTCGCTTGCCGTGATTGGAACTATGCGGAGCAGATGATCTCCACGGCCCGGGGGCAGACGGCAAAGGTGGCGGGCGTGGTGCCGAACAACTCGCCGTCGAGATCCAGCGGTGCCGGCGGCTCACTGTGCACCTCGATTTTCCTGCCGGTGAAATAGCTAACTTCGGGTTCATCGATATGCGTGCCATCCGCGATGCTGGAAAACAATTTGGTGATGACTTTGAAGATCGATAAGGATTCTATGATGGAGATATTCAATAACCCGTCGTCGGTGCGTGCCCCCGGGGCGATCCGCATGCTGCCGCCGCCGGCGAATTCGGCGTTTCCGGCAATCAACATATAGGTTGGGCCGGTCTGTTCGCGGCCGTCGATCCGCAGGGTCATGTGTGGTGGGCGGTAGACGAGAACCTGGAGCAACGTTGCAAGATAGTAGGCTCCCGTTGCCCCAAGCACCCGCTTCATCCAGGGTTTCATTTTTGGGATGGAAGTAAATCCGGCGTTGGCAAACAGGAAGGAGTGTCGATGTTCGCCTTGTCGGTCGATCCGTATTAGGTCGAATGCGCGGGACTGGGCTGTGCGCAATGCGGTCGCCGCATCGGCCACGGAAAAGATGCCTGCGTTCTGGGCAACATCGTTTCCGGTGCCGCACGGGATAACCGCCAGCCTGGGCTTTTCCCCGGGCCTATCCATGATGCCGCAGATGACTTCGCCCACTGTGCCGTCGCCGCCCACGGCCGCGATAATGTCGTAGCCATTGCACTCCGCTGCAATCTCCCGGGCATGGCGGGGGCGTTCGGTGAACACCACCTGCGCCGGATCGATGGGATCTGTCCAATGTGATTTGAAGGTTTCCCACACCTTCAGTCCTGCACAGCCGTTGCTTGCCGGGTTAATGATATAAAGTGTTTTTTTCATGCAGATTATCCCTATGGATTCAGCGGGACGGTTCGGCCGCGATGCTCCTATGCCGCTTCGCTTCTTTCTTATCCAACAACGACCGGAGACTTCGGAAAATATTCACAACCGCTGCCAGCATGATGGCGATGCCGGGCACACCCAATGTGAAGTTGAGCAGGTGGATCAGGAAGCCGGGCATATCCTCGCCCTGGTAGCTGACGATTAGGGGAACGTACGCTTCGGCGAAACAGGCCGCCGCGAAGGTTGTTCCGCCGATCGCCAACGCAACCTGCCACGGTAGTTTCCGCGCCCAGACGAAGCCGCCTATGAGCAGGAACACCATCCCGGCCAAAAGAGCGCTCCCGGTCAAGGGGGAATCAAAACCCCAGAGCAACATGGCGAAGAAAAGGAGCATGAGTCCCAGGAAGGAACAGCAGCCCACCAGCATGAAGGAAAACAGACTGATCGAGATTTTTTTCACATCGCACCTCCCTTTCGCGTTGCTTGTGTTTAGTGCATCGGGCGTCCCATGTCAATTTCACCGAATAAGACCGGGCATATGGACGTGGCTATCTCCTGGAGTTCGGAGGTTTCTTCATTGGCGGATCATCGGTTGTGCATGGGTTGACGGTGAGACGAAAACTCCGTGTTTATGCCTTGGCCTCCACCAACTCGGTGGCCATGACCTTGAGCTGTTTCAGATCCAGTTTGCCGGAGCCGAGGGCGGGCATTTCCTCGATCTGGAAAAAGTTGTCCTTGCGCGGATGCCATAGGTTGGGGAGCGAGCTCTCCTTGACAATCGCATGGAGTTTTTCGGGATCGCCAACCTCGGGCGTGAAGAGGACAACGAGCTGTTCGCCCTTGCGCTCATCCGGCGCGGCCGTAACGAACAGGATCTGGTTGACCGCCCCGAGTCCCTGGAGCAACTCTTCTTCGAGGGCAAGATGGGGAACCATTTCGCCGCCGATCTTGCTGTAGCGCATCAGCCGGTCAAGAAGGAAGATGAAGCCGTCTGGATCGACCCGTGCAATGTCGCCGGTGGTATACCATCCGTCCTGGATGACTTTCGCGGTTTTTTCCGGTTGCCCAAGATACCCGCGCATCACATTGGGCCCTTTGACCAGCAGCAGGCCCTCTTCATTTTCTCCGAGTTGTTCCCGTGTTTCGGGATGCACCACCTTCACGGCAACGCCCGGAACCGGACGGCCAACGCTGCCATCCTTGCAACCCACCTTCACGACGCCGCCGACCACGGAGTCGGCCACGTTGGTGGCAATCACGGGGGAGCATTCGGTTGCGCCGTAGCCTTCCATGGGCCGGATGCCGAAGCGCGCCTCGAATTTGTCGGCCAGTTTTTTCTTAAGCTTTTCGGCGCCGGTAACAATCAGGCGCAGCGATCTGAAGTCGTCCTCCTTTGCCTTGGCCATGTAGGTGAGCAGGAAGGTGGGGGTGGCAAACAGCATGGTCAGTTTCCGTTCGCGCACCAGCTGCGCAACGGCCGCCCCTTCGATCGGGTTGGGGTGGTAGCAGGCCTGGAAGCCCGTAACCAGCGGCGCCCATAGGGTTGCGGTGAAACCAAAGGAGTGGAAGAAAGGCAAGACGGCGCAGAGCCGGTCGTTGCCGTCAAAGTTGAGCACCTTCTGGAAGCTCTCGATGTTCGAGAGAATGTTCTGGTGCGACAGCATGATCCCTTTGGGGTCTCCGGTGCTGCCGGATGAAAAGATGATCGTGGCCAGATCGTCCGGCGTGGTGCCCTTGGCCGAATAGAGCATGGAGGCCGGCAAGAGCAGCGCCTTGAGCAACGCCTTGATTTTTGCGCCGGACGAGATGCCTTCCAGGATGTCCTCAATGAATACCGCGTTCTCCGGAACGGGGCATTTGGCGGCAATCTTTTCGGCGAACGGACGCGCCGTGATGACGGTCTTGAGGTTGCATTGTTCAATGGAGGAGTTGAAGGCATCGGCGGATGCGGTGAAGTTGAGGTTCACGGCAACTTTTCCAATCAGTGGAATGGCGATGTTGGTGAGTGCCCCGCCCACCGTGGAGGGCAGGAGGACTCCGATCATCTCCTCTCCTTCGGTCATGCGCTTGAGTTCGTTGCCCAGCAGGATCGACGCAATCAGGGCTTTCCCGAACGTCAGGTCTTTTCCGGTGGTGTCGGCAATGGCGGGTTTCTTGAAGTTGTTCCGCGCGGTTTTGATGAATTGCAGGGGGAGGTAGCGGTCGGTCTGTTCGTTGGTGTTCATTTGGCACTTCCTTTCGTTGCGACCAATTCGGCGGCCATGGTTTTGAGCTGTTTCATGTCGAGCTTGCCGGAACCGAGGGCGGGCATTTCCTCGATCTGGAAATAGTTGTCCTTGCGCGGGTGCCAGAGGTTGGGCAGCGTACTATGTTTCATGAAGGCCTGGAGCATGGCGGCGTCGCCGGCCTCGGCGGTGTAGAGCACCACGAGCTGCTCGCCCTTGCGCTCGTCGGGGGCGGCGGTCACAAAGACAATCTGGTTGACGGCCTCCAGCCCTTGCATCAGCACCTCCTCCGAAGCAAGGTGCGGCACCATCTCGCCGCCGATCTTGCTGTAGCGCATGAGCCGATCGACGAGATGGATGAACCCATCCGAATCGATGCGGGCGATGTCGCCGGTGGCATACCATCCATCGTTGAGCACTTCGGCTGTTTTTTCGGGAAGGCCGAGATAGCCTTGCATGACGTTCGGCCCCTTGATGAGCAGCAGGCCTGCCTCGTTTTCGCCCAGTTCTTCGCCCGAATCGGGATGCACCAGCTTCGCGGTAACGCCGGGGATCGGGTGCCCGACGCTGCCTTCCCTGAGTCCGGTTTGCCTGAACCCGGCAACGTCGGCATCGGGCAGGTTGAGGGAGGTGACCGGCGAGAGCTCGGTTGCGCCGTACCCTTCCATTGGCCGGATGCCAAAGCGCTCCTCGAAGCGGTCGGCCAGTTTTTTCTTGAGCTTTTCCGCCCCGGTCATGATGAGGCGCAGCGAGATGAAATCATCCTGCTTGGCTTTCGCCAGATAGGTCAGCAGGAAGGTGGGGGTGGCGAAAAGCAGCGTGAGCCGGTTCTTGCGCACCATCTCGGCAATCGCCGCGCCTTCGACCGGGTTGGGGTGGAAGCAGGAAAAGAAGCCGACGGTCAATGGCCCCCACAGGGTGGCGGTGAACCCGAACGAGTGGAAGAGCGGCAGGATGGAGCAGAGCCGGTCGGTTTTCTCGAAGCGGATGATCATGCCGAGGGCTTCGGTATTGGAAAGAATGTTGTGGTGCGAGAGCATGACGCCCTTGGGGTCGCCAGTGCTGCCGGAGGAAAAGATGATCGTGGCGGGGGCATCGGGCGAAAAATTGCGGGAAGGGTAGAGCATGGTGGCGGGAAGGAACAAGGCCTTGAGCAGCGCCCGTATCTTGGTGCCGTGCGCGATGCCCTTGGCCATATCCTCAAGGAAGACGGCATCGTCGGGGACGGGGCATTTGCCGCCAATCTTTTCCACGAAGGGGCGGGCGGTGATGACGGTCTTGATTCCGCACTGCTGGATCGAGGAATTGAAGGCATCGGGCGAGGCGGTGAAGTTGAGGTTGACCGGCACTTTCCCGATCAGGGTGATGGCGACGTTTGCGAGTGCTCCGCCGACGGTGGCGGGTAGGAGTACGCCGACCATTTCCTGCCCCTCGGTGATGCGCTTGATTTCGTGGCTGAGCGCGATCGCGGCGACGAGGGTTTTCCCGAAGGTCAGGTTCTTGCCGGTCGTATCGGCAAGGGCGGGCTTGGTGAAGCGCCGCCGCGCGGTCTTGATGAACTGGTAGGGCAGGGCGCGGGTACGGTCTTTCTTGGCGTCGAAATAGTCCATGGCCAATTCCGAGACCGCTTGCCGGGCGGCATGGCTCGATGTTGCGGCGGGCAAAGGCGCCCCGTATGCGACATGCACATGGCAGCGGCGCGAGGGGAGCCGGGCCAGGATGCGGCCGTAGTAGTGGCTCAGTACGCTGCCCCAGGCCCCGCCGATATAGATGGGGATGATGGGGTAGTCGGAGTCTTTCATGATGTGTTCGATGCCCGGCTTGAAGGGCTGCAGGTTCCCGTTTCGCGTTAGCCATTGTTCGGGGAAGGTGCAGACGAGGTAGCCGTCGTCCAGCGCCTGCCTGGCGGTTTGCAGCGCCTCTTCGAGCACATGCGGTGGATCGTTGGCCGAGATGGGAATGGCCTGCATCAGGCGGAAGAGCGGGTTGAGCCAGCGGTTACGGTACATGCTTCGTTCCATGACGAACCGGATGCGCCGTTGCTGCGTGGCCGAAAGCAGCAGGGCATCCGACCAGGTGACGTGGTTGCTCGCCAGCAGCGCGCCGCCGGTGACCGGTATGTTTTCAAGGCCGGACGAGCGGACGCGGTAGATGATCCGGGTGAAGACCAGAACCGTGAAGCGCACGATGAAGTCCGGCAATATTATGAAAGTTCCCAAGGCCAGCAGGGCGGTCATCACTCCGTTGATGGTGAAGCAGCCTTTGGCGGTGAAGCCGAGGTTCTTGGTCAGCACCAGGAACATGACCGCCGCCAGCGCCACGCCGAGAAAATTCAGGAAATTCATGCAGGCGAGGATTTCGCCGAGCCGTTCGCGCGGGCTTCTTTGCTGGACGAACGACTGGAGCGGGACAATGAAGATGCCGGCGCTGAGCCCGATCAGGAAGACGGCGCCGATAACCGACGGCAACGAGGTCTGTTGCAGTCCGAGCAGCAGGCAGGCGGTGGTGAGGCCAACGGCGCCGATGGGAACCAGGCCAAATTCAATGCAGCGCCCCGACAGCTTTCCGCAGGCCAGTGCGCCAAGGGCAATGCCGACGGCGGCCATGGGGAAGAGGTAGCCGCTGGTGGTGGTGTCCCACCCGAATTCCTCGGTGCCGATCAACAGCAGGTTTTGCTGGATGAAGGCTCCGAGGAACAGGAAGTAGGCCACGCTCAGCAATGTGGCGAACAGGTAGCGGTCCTTACGCAGGCTGAACAGGGTCTTGAACATATCAACCACGAAGAAGGGGGTGAATTTTTGCTTGGTTGAGCCGACAGCCGCCGTGCGTTCAATGCGTGTGCTCGAAGCGAGGCCCAGCGCGGAAATAACGATGCAGACGCCGGCCAGACCAAGGTATGAACCGCGGAAAACCAGCGCCAGGAAGAGCGAGGGCACGAACGTTCCGGCGATGATGGCCAGGTAGGTCAGCCCAACGAGGAAGCTGTTGGCCTTCGATAATTCCTCCAGCTTCACCAGCTCCGGGATGATGCCGAACTTGGAGGGGCCGAAGAAGGCGCTTTGGGTGCACATGAGGAAGAGCAGGGCATAGAGCATGACGGGGCTCGCCAGCAGGATGGCCACCAGCCCAAGCACCATCAGTCCGGTCTCCGCGCACTTGGAGTAGAAGACGATGCGCTGCTTGCTGTAGCGGTCGGCCAGAATGCCGGCGGCATGCGAAAACAGCAGGAATGGAACCACGAACACCATGGCCGCCAATCCAATCGTGGATTTTTGGTCGAGACCAAGGTGGTCGACCAGATAGAAGATCACCAGCAGTTTGAAGACGTTGTCGTTGAGGGCACCGAAAAACTGCGTGGCGTTCAGCCATGCGAATGAATGTTGGGAATCTCGCGCTTTCATCATGGAGCCTCAATTCATTTCAATGTTGTCGAGCAGGGTTTGCACTTCATGTTCGAGTTTTTCGGTTAGTGCGTGAACCTGGTTTTTGCCTCCGTTGCCACGCTCGACCGGGATCGGTTCGCCAAAGGCGATGACCGCCCGCCGGGTGGCCCGGATGCCGGCCGTTGGTTTTTTCAAAACATCCTCTTCGAATTTATCGATCATCTCCGCCATGTCTTCGATGGTGGGCCGTTTCGAAACATAGGTTCCGGGATAGCTGAAGAGTTGGGTCACAATGAACAGGTCGTCGAGATCCACCTCCGCCGCGAGGTGAGCGGCGCCGGACAGGGTGTCGTCTTCCGTGCACTGGATGGCTTGGCGTCGGCAGGCCTTCACGCGTTCGGGCAGGGTGGCCGCGGGGTTCGTGATGCCCTGTTTTTTTTCGAGTCCCTGGAGAATGTATTCGGCCAGCGCCTGGATGCGCTCCGGCAGGGTGCCCGTCTGGGTTTCGCCGAGATATTCCTTTTCCTTGAGCCCCAGGATGGCTTCGGCGAATTGGTAGATGCGCTTGCGCAGGATCAGGTTCCGTTTGGGGCGCCACAACAGCTGTTCCTCCAGCCGATCCATCAGCGCCAGCAGCTCTTCCATGGGATTCTCGATATACTCGTAGCGAATGCCGCAGGGCACAAAGCAGATTGGGCGGTCGGCTTGTTTGCAGGCATTGAGCGCGATTGCCGACGGGCCGTCCAGGAACGGGGTAACGCGTTTGTTGATATGGTAGATTTCACCTTCGGGAAAAATCACCAGCGGATAGGGTTTGTTGCGGAGGATGTTGACCGCTTCTTTGAACGCCCGGATATCGTTGCCCTCGCGGTTGACGCTGAAGCAGCCGTGGTGCCGCAGGACGAGGGTGCTGATCCAACTCGCCCGCATGAAAATCTGGGAGGCGGCCATGAAGTAGAACGGTACCTTCAATTGGTCGGCCACCCAGTAGAGTACGGAGGGATCGGCATGGCAGGAATGGTTCGGGGTAATCATGATCCCATGCCCTTTATCCATGCATTTCTGAAGGTGCTCCAAGCCCCGGGTTTCGATCTCCATCAGGTGGTGGTATTTCACGCGGAGGCGGCGGCGCATAAACCGCCAGAACCGGAAGCGCCCCCGGGTCAGTTGCGGCGACCACCAGCGTGGCGGTGTTTGATAGGGTTGGGCATCCATTTCAATTCCTGTGTTTCATTCGATAACGATGATTGCGTTCTTGTTGCGCCTTTGCTGTTTGCGCCAACGCTCCCAATCCTCCTCCGTTTTCAGCTCGCGCTCCACCTCCTGCGTATATCCCAGATCCCGTGAGGCTTCATACGACTCCTCCGTCGTGACGCACCCCTGCACAACAATCAAGAGCAGCGCCATGAACAAAACCCGCATCTGGCTCCTCCTATCCTGGCTTGGAGTATCGACCGCGAAGACGCTAAGAAGCAAAGGGTTCTGTTCTTCGCGTCTTTGCGGTCATTAAAGATTCGTTAGTATTGGGAGATTTGCTGTTCGATCTCTTGGATCTCGGCCTGCATGG
This DNA window, taken from Pontiella desulfatans, encodes the following:
- a CDS encoding lysophospholipid acyltransferase family protein — its product is MDAQPYQTPPRWWSPQLTRGRFRFWRFMRRRLRVKYHHLMEIETRGLEHLQKCMDKGHGIMITPNHSCHADPSVLYWVADQLKVPFYFMAASQIFMRASWISTLVLRHHGCFSVNREGNDIRAFKEAVNILRNKPYPLVIFPEGEIYHINKRVTPFLDGPSAIALNACKQADRPICFVPCGIRYEYIENPMEELLALMDRLEEQLLWRPKRNLILRKRIYQFAEAILGLKEKEYLGETQTGTLPERIQALAEYILQGLEKKQGITNPAATLPERVKACRRQAIQCTEDDTLSGAAHLAAEVDLDDLFIVTQLFSYPGTYVSKRPTIEDMAEMIDKFEEDVLKKPTAGIRATRRAVIAFGEPIPVERGNGGKNQVHALTEKLEHEVQTLLDNIEMN
- a CDS encoding diacylglycerol/lipid kinase family protein; the encoded protein is MKKTLYIINPASNGCAGLKVWETFKSHWTDPIDPAQVVFTERPRHAREIAAECNGYDIIAAVGGDGTVGEVICGIMDRPGEKPRLAVIPCGTGNDVAQNAGIFSVADAATALRTAQSRAFDLIRIDRQGEHRHSFLFANAGFTSIPKMKPWMKRVLGATGAYYLATLLQVLVYRPPHMTLRIDGREQTGPTYMLIAGNAEFAGGGSMRIAPGARTDDGLLNISIIESLSIFKVITKLFSSIADGTHIDEPEVSYFTGRKIEVHSEPPAPLDLDGELFGTTPATFAVCPRAVEIICSA
- a CDS encoding AMP-binding protein, producing the protein MNTNEQTDRYLPLQFIKTARNNFKKPAIADTTGKDLTFGKALIASILLGNELKRMTEGEEMIGVLLPSTVGGALTNIAIPLIGKVAVNLNFTASADAFNSSIEQCNLKTVITARPFAEKIAAKCPVPENAVFIEDILEGISSGAKIKALLKALLLPASMLYSAKGTTPDDLATIIFSSGSTGDPKGIMLSHQNILSNIESFQKVLNFDGNDRLCAVLPFFHSFGFTATLWAPLVTGFQACYHPNPIEGAAVAQLVRERKLTMLFATPTFLLTYMAKAKEDDFRSLRLIVTGAEKLKKKLADKFEARFGIRPMEGYGATECSPVIATNVADSVVGGVVKVGCKDGSVGRPVPGVAVKVVHPETREQLGENEEGLLLVKGPNVMRGYLGQPEKTAKVIQDGWYTTGDIARVDPDGFIFLLDRLMRYSKIGGEMVPHLALEEELLQGLGAVNQILFVTAAPDERKGEQLVVLFTPEVGDPEKLHAIVKESSLPNLWHPRKDNFFQIEEMPALGSGKLDLKQLKVMATELVEAKA
- a CDS encoding acyl-[ACP]--phospholipid O-acyltransferase, translating into MMKARDSQHSFAWLNATQFFGALNDNVFKLLVIFYLVDHLGLDQKSTIGLAAMVFVVPFLLFSHAAGILADRYSKQRIVFYSKCAETGLMVLGLVAILLASPVMLYALLFLMCTQSAFFGPSKFGIIPELVKLEELSKANSFLVGLTYLAIIAGTFVPSLFLALVFRGSYLGLAGVCIVISALGLASSTRIERTAAVGSTKQKFTPFFVVDMFKTLFSLRKDRYLFATLLSVAYFLFLGAFIQQNLLLIGTEEFGWDTTTSGYLFPMAAVGIALGALACGKLSGRCIEFGLVPIGAVGLTTACLLLGLQQTSLPSVIGAVFLIGLSAGIFIVPLQSFVQQRSPRERLGEILACMNFLNFLGVALAAVMFLVLTKNLGFTAKGCFTINGVMTALLALGTFIILPDFIVRFTVLVFTRIIYRVRSSGLENIPVTGGALLASNHVTWSDALLLSATQQRRIRFVMERSMYRNRWLNPLFRLMQAIPISANDPPHVLEEALQTARQALDDGYLVCTFPEQWLTRNGNLQPFKPGIEHIMKDSDYPIIPIYIGGAWGSVLSHYYGRILARLPSRRCHVHVAYGAPLPAATSSHAARQAVSELAMDYFDAKKDRTRALPYQFIKTARRRFTKPALADTTGKNLTFGKTLVAAIALSHEIKRITEGQEMVGVLLPATVGGALANVAITLIGKVPVNLNFTASPDAFNSSIQQCGIKTVITARPFVEKIGGKCPVPDDAVFLEDMAKGIAHGTKIRALLKALFLPATMLYPSRNFSPDAPATIIFSSGSTGDPKGVMLSHHNILSNTEALGMIIRFEKTDRLCSILPLFHSFGFTATLWGPLTVGFFSCFHPNPVEGAAIAEMVRKNRLTLLFATPTFLLTYLAKAKQDDFISLRLIMTGAEKLKKKLADRFEERFGIRPMEGYGATELSPVTSLNLPDADVAGFRQTGLREGSVGHPIPGVTAKLVHPDSGEELGENEAGLLLIKGPNVMQGYLGLPEKTAEVLNDGWYATGDIARIDSDGFIHLVDRLMRYSKIGGEMVPHLASEEVLMQGLEAVNQIVFVTAAPDERKGEQLVVLYTAEAGDAAMLQAFMKHSTLPNLWHPRKDNYFQIEEMPALGSGKLDMKQLKTMAAELVATKGSAK